From Nicotiana tabacum cultivar K326 chromosome 15, ASM71507v2, whole genome shotgun sequence, the proteins below share one genomic window:
- the LOC142169612 gene encoding uncharacterized protein LOC142169612 has protein sequence MANMVGQVLESHKITFHKDELPPEGLSHNRALHVIVQFEDKFIARVLIDKGSSMDICPLTTPKRLGKALHEIRMGSINVKAFDGSHRATIREINLDIQMGPTWFDIEFQVLDISATYNLLLGRIWIHAAGAVASTLH, from the coding sequence ATGGCTAACATGGTTGGACAGGTACTGGAGAGCCATAAAATCACTTTCCACAAAGACGAgttaccaccagaaggactaagtcacaataggGCATTGCACGTCATAGTGCAATTCGAGGATAAGTTCATCGCCAGGGTCTTGATAGATAAAGGTTCAAGTATGGACATATGCCCACTGACCACTCCAAAGAGATTGGGTAAAGCCTTGCATGAGATAAGAATGGGAAGCATAAATGTGAAAGCGTTCGATGGATCTCACAGAGCCACTATCAGAGAGATCAACCTCGATATACAGATGGGTCCAACTTGGTTTGATATTGAGTTCCAAGTACTAGATATATCTGCTACTTACAATCTATTGTTGGGACGGATATGGATACATGCAGCCGGGGCAGTGGCTTCAACTCTGCACTAG